Proteins co-encoded in one Deltaproteobacteria bacterium genomic window:
- a CDS encoding type II toxin-antitoxin system RelE/ParE family toxin, producing the protein MKRPVRVLRRAQLDLLEIQAYLLRDDPAATTRLIDQLVAELERLATFSSRGARPRDERLRKAGYRYVVRGQYLIFYKVLRSYVRVYRVLHGRRMYRDLL; encoded by the coding sequence GTGAAGCGCCCGGTTCGGGTTCTTCGCCGGGCCCAGCTCGATCTCCTCGAGATACAGGCTTACCTGCTTCGCGATGACCCGGCCGCGACGACCCGGCTGATCGACCAGCTCGTGGCGGAACTCGAGCGTCTCGCAACATTTTCCTCCCGAGGAGCGCGCCCCAGGGATGAGCGTCTTCGCAAGGCCGGCTACCGCTACGTCGTCCGCGGCCAGTATCTGATCTTCTACAAGGTCTTGCGCTCCTACGTCCGGGTCTACCGCGTTCTCCATGGTCGTCGTATGTACCGGGATCTCCTCTGA